A single genomic interval of Nocardioides nitrophenolicus harbors:
- a CDS encoding nuclear transport factor 2 family protein: protein MSAAVSSFRAAVEARDVAAMRACLADDVVFRSPVAHQPYPGKAITGAILAHVIEVFEDFRYVRELHDDSGHALVFEATVDGLELTGCDFLVLDEEGLITDFMVMVRPLKAAQALAAQMAARFDSIVAQAGGEG, encoded by the coding sequence GTGAGCGCCGCGGTGTCGAGCTTCCGGGCCGCCGTCGAGGCGCGCGACGTGGCCGCGATGCGCGCCTGCCTGGCCGACGACGTCGTCTTTCGCAGCCCGGTCGCCCACCAGCCCTATCCGGGCAAGGCGATCACCGGCGCGATCCTCGCCCACGTGATCGAGGTCTTCGAGGACTTCCGCTACGTCCGTGAGCTCCACGACGACAGCGGTCACGCCCTCGTCTTCGAGGCGACCGTCGACGGCCTGGAGCTCACCGGCTGCGACTTCCTGGTGCTCGACGAGGAGGGCCTGATCACCGACTTCATGGTGATGGTCCGCCCGCTGAAGGCGGCCCAGGCGCTGGCCGCGCAGATGGCCGCGCGGTTCGACTCGATCGTGGCCCAGGCGGGCGGCGAGGGCTGA
- a CDS encoding SRPBCC family protein encodes MSTIEKSVTVDVPVSTAYDQWTQFETFPSFMEGVEEVRQLDDTHLHWRADIAGVRREWDAEIVDQTPDERITWRALDGTKNDGTVSFAPDALGQSTRVTLRMEFEPEGIVEKAGDLLKVVDRRTEGDLERFKTFIEARGAETGGWRGEVRPGDADNPAL; translated from the coding sequence ATGAGCACGATCGAGAAGTCCGTGACCGTCGACGTCCCGGTCAGCACGGCCTACGACCAGTGGACCCAGTTCGAGACCTTCCCGTCCTTCATGGAGGGCGTCGAGGAGGTGCGCCAGCTCGACGACACCCACCTGCACTGGCGGGCCGACATCGCTGGCGTACGCCGCGAGTGGGACGCCGAGATCGTCGACCAGACGCCCGACGAGCGGATCACCTGGCGCGCCCTGGACGGCACCAAGAACGACGGCACCGTCTCCTTCGCCCCCGACGCGCTGGGGCAGTCGACCCGGGTGACGCTGCGGATGGAGTTCGAGCCCGAGGGGATCGTCGAGAAGGCGGGCGACCTGTTGAAGGTGGTCGATCGGCGTACCGAGGGCGACCTGGAGCGGTTCAAGACCTTCATCGAGGCGCGCGGCGCCGAGACCGGAGGCTGGCGCGGCGAGGTCCGGCCGGGAGACGCGGACAACCCGGCACTGTGA
- a CDS encoding ATP-binding cassette domain-containing protein, producing MGIEFRDVGKTYPDGTVAVTGFSCAVPSHRTLALVGTSGSGKTTLMRMVNRMVEPTTGTVLIDDRDVLDLDRVELRRSIGYVPQAGGLLPHRRVVDNVATVPLLTGTPKRAAHTAALALLERVGLDPALGKRYPAQLSGGQQQRVAVARALAADPNVLLMDEPFGAVDPIVRRGLQDQLLQLQAELGKTIVLVTHDIEEAFRLGDEVVILRTGGIVAQAGTPKEIVAAPADDFVRDFIGADRAERALRTLEVEGRSVVVDGDGRPLGVLE from the coding sequence ATGGGGATCGAGTTCCGAGACGTCGGCAAGACCTACCCCGACGGCACCGTCGCGGTGACCGGCTTCTCCTGCGCCGTCCCGTCCCACCGCACCCTCGCCCTCGTGGGGACCTCGGGGTCCGGCAAGACCACGCTGATGCGGATGGTCAACCGGATGGTCGAGCCCACCACCGGCACGGTCCTCATCGACGACCGCGACGTCCTCGACCTCGACCGGGTCGAGCTGCGCCGCTCGATCGGCTACGTCCCCCAGGCCGGGGGGCTGCTCCCCCACCGGCGGGTGGTCGACAACGTGGCGACGGTGCCCCTCCTCACCGGCACGCCCAAGCGCGCGGCCCACACGGCCGCCCTCGCCCTGCTGGAGCGGGTCGGTCTCGACCCCGCGCTGGGGAAGCGCTATCCCGCGCAGCTCTCCGGCGGCCAGCAGCAGCGGGTGGCCGTGGCGCGCGCGCTCGCGGCCGATCCCAACGTCCTGCTCATGGACGAGCCCTTCGGCGCCGTCGACCCGATCGTGCGGCGCGGGCTGCAGGACCAGCTGCTCCAGCTCCAGGCCGAGCTCGGCAAGACCATCGTGCTGGTCACCCACGACATCGAGGAGGCCTTCCGGCTCGGCGACGAGGTGGTGATCCTGCGCACCGGCGGCATCGTCGCCCAGGCCGGCACGCCCAAGGAGATCGTCGCCGCGCCCGCCGACGACTTCGTGCGCGACTTCATCGGCGCCGACCGCGCCGAGCGCGCCCTGCGCACCCTCGAGGTCGAGGGCCGCAGCGTCGTGGTCGACGGCGACGGCCGGCCGTTGGGTGTGCTCGAGTGA
- a CDS encoding ABC transporter permease, whose protein sequence is MSWLEANRAYVLDMLVQHVRLSVPAIVISVLVAVLLGRVAWRWPRAGTLVLGTASLLYSVPALPLLIVIPVLLGIPLRSGLTLIVALAVYGTALLAGTAADAFRSVDARVREAAEAMGYSRAGLFWKVDLPLAVPVLLSGVRVITVSTVSLVTIGALVGIPSLGNLLTDGFQRDIRAEIVTGVVGTMLLAVLLDGLLVALGRLATPWRAATPTGAAR, encoded by the coding sequence GTGAGCTGGCTGGAGGCCAACCGCGCCTACGTGCTCGACATGCTGGTCCAGCACGTCCGCCTCTCCGTGCCGGCCATCGTGATCAGCGTGCTGGTGGCGGTCCTGCTCGGCCGGGTCGCCTGGCGCTGGCCGCGCGCCGGCACGCTCGTCCTCGGCACCGCCAGCCTGCTCTACTCCGTGCCCGCGCTGCCGCTGCTGATCGTGATCCCGGTCCTGCTCGGCATCCCGCTGCGCTCCGGGCTGACCCTGATCGTGGCGCTGGCGGTCTACGGCACCGCCCTGCTCGCCGGCACCGCCGCCGACGCCTTCCGCTCGGTCGACGCGCGGGTGCGCGAGGCGGCCGAGGCGATGGGCTACTCCCGCGCGGGGCTGTTCTGGAAGGTCGACCTGCCGCTCGCCGTACCCGTGCTGCTGTCGGGAGTCCGGGTGATCACGGTCAGCACCGTCAGCCTGGTCACGATCGGCGCCCTGGTCGGCATCCCGAGTCTCGGCAACCTGCTCACCGACGGCTTCCAGCGCGACATCCGGGCCGAGATCGTCACCGGCGTGGTCGGCACCATGCTGCTCGCGGTGCTCCTCGACGGGCTGCTCGTCGCGCTGGGCCGGCTCGCGACCCCCTGGCGGGCCGCCACTCCCACGGGAGCGGCGCGATGA
- a CDS encoding ABC transporter permease, which yields MSLFGDALAWITDGAHWGGSTGIDHRILQHLLVTFAAVAIAAVLALPLGILIGHTGRGRLVVVALAGAVRAVPTLGLLTLLGLALGIGLQAPLLALVALAFPSLLAGAYAGIEAADRGAVDAARAIGMSEWQLVTRVEVPLGADVILGGVRAALLQVVATATLAAYISDTGLGRYLFAGLKSRQYDEMLAGALLVAALALVLDLTMAALQRASRPTTGKVPS from the coding sequence ATGAGCCTGTTCGGCGACGCCCTCGCCTGGATCACCGACGGCGCCCACTGGGGCGGGTCGACCGGCATCGACCACCGGATCCTCCAGCACCTGCTGGTCACCTTCGCCGCGGTCGCGATCGCGGCCGTGCTCGCGCTCCCCCTCGGCATCCTGATCGGCCACACCGGTCGCGGCCGGCTGGTCGTGGTCGCGCTCGCCGGCGCGGTGCGGGCGGTCCCGACCCTCGGGCTGCTCACCCTGCTCGGGCTGGCGCTCGGCATCGGGCTGCAGGCGCCCCTGCTGGCGCTGGTCGCGCTCGCCTTCCCGTCCCTGCTGGCCGGGGCGTACGCCGGGATCGAGGCCGCCGACCGCGGCGCGGTCGACGCCGCCCGCGCCATCGGGATGAGCGAGTGGCAGCTGGTCACCCGCGTGGAGGTGCCGCTCGGCGCCGACGTGATCCTCGGCGGCGTCCGCGCGGCGCTGCTCCAGGTCGTCGCGACGGCCACCCTCGCGGCGTACATCTCCGACACCGGCCTGGGGCGCTATCTCTTCGCCGGCCTCAAGTCCCGCCAGTACGACGAGATGCTCGCCGGGGCGCTCCTCGTCGCCGCCCTGGCCCTCGTGCTCGACCTCACCATGGCTGCCCTCCAACGGGCCAGCCGCCCCACCACAGGAAAGGTTCCCTCATGA
- a CDS encoding ABC transporter substrate-binding protein has translation MTRTPRFGLALVAAAALSLTACGSDDPLSSGGDKGGDTIVIGSQDYYSNEIIAEAYAQALEAADIKVQRDFKIGQREAYLPEIENGSIDLFPEYTGPLLQVWEPDTTARLADDVYAELEKAAADKGLEVLDESPATDQDSYVVTRAFAEKYGLSTIEDLTKVTEKMTFGANSEAESRPNGPKGLKDTYGVDVAFTPIEDGGGPLTVKALKDGDIQLAIIYTGDPSIKKNDLVTLEDTKGLFLASHVVPVASKDLSDEAAGIINKVSAAMSPEDLVDLDARSVDEQLPAATIAKDWLTKEGLL, from the coding sequence ATGACCCGCACCCCTCGGTTCGGTCTCGCCCTGGTCGCGGCCGCCGCGCTCTCCCTCACCGCGTGCGGCAGCGACGACCCGCTCAGCTCCGGTGGCGACAAGGGCGGCGACACGATCGTGATCGGCTCCCAGGACTACTACTCCAACGAGATCATCGCGGAGGCCTACGCCCAGGCCCTGGAGGCCGCCGACATCAAGGTCCAGCGCGACTTCAAGATCGGGCAGCGCGAGGCCTACCTCCCCGAGATCGAGAACGGCTCGATCGACCTCTTCCCCGAGTACACCGGCCCGCTGCTGCAGGTCTGGGAGCCCGACACCACCGCCCGCCTCGCCGACGACGTCTACGCCGAGCTCGAGAAGGCCGCCGCCGACAAGGGCCTGGAGGTGCTCGACGAGTCGCCGGCCACCGACCAGGACTCCTACGTCGTGACCCGCGCGTTCGCCGAGAAGTACGGCCTGTCGACCATCGAGGACCTCACCAAGGTCACCGAGAAGATGACCTTCGGCGCCAACTCCGAGGCCGAGAGCCGGCCCAACGGGCCGAAGGGCCTCAAGGACACCTACGGCGTCGACGTGGCCTTCACGCCGATCGAGGACGGCGGCGGGCCGCTCACGGTCAAGGCGCTCAAGGACGGCGACATCCAGCTCGCGATCATCTACACCGGCGACCCGTCGATCAAGAAGAACGACCTGGTCACCCTCGAGGACACCAAGGGCCTGTTCCTCGCCTCCCACGTCGTCCCGGTCGCCAGCAAGGACCTGAGCGACGAGGCCGCGGGCATCATCAACAAGGTCAGCGCGGCGATGTCGCCCGAGGACCTGGTCGACCTCGACGCCCGCAGCGTCGACGAGCAGCTGCCGGCCGCGACCATCGCGAAGGACTGGCTCACCAAGGAAGGGCTGCTGTGA
- a CDS encoding SDR family oxidoreductase — protein MAELAVTGATGGLGGRVARALAARGVAQRLLVRDPSRAPELPGASVVRSTYAAGDPEPMRGVRTLLMVSAAESADRLEQHLAFVDAAAEAGVEHVVYTSFYGAAPDATFTLARDHWATEQHLRASGMGFTFLRDNLYLDFLPDLVGEDGVIRGPAGAGRVAAVTRDDVAASAVAVLLDIAPHAGATYDLTGPTAPTLTEVAEILSAHLGRPVRYHDETVEEAYASRRRWEAPQWQYDAWVSTYTAIARGELAGVTDHVERLTGRAATGLAAYLSRTPQSPA, from the coding sequence ATGGCCGAGCTAGCCGTCACCGGTGCGACGGGAGGGCTCGGGGGACGCGTCGCCCGGGCCCTCGCGGCGCGGGGGGTCGCGCAGCGCCTGCTGGTGCGCGACCCCTCCCGTGCGCCCGAGCTCCCCGGCGCGAGCGTGGTCCGCTCGACCTACGCCGCGGGCGACCCGGAGCCGATGCGCGGCGTGCGCACCCTGCTCATGGTCTCGGCCGCCGAGTCCGCCGACCGCCTCGAGCAGCACCTCGCGTTCGTCGACGCCGCCGCCGAGGCGGGCGTCGAGCACGTCGTCTACACCTCGTTCTACGGCGCGGCGCCCGACGCCACCTTCACCCTGGCCCGCGACCACTGGGCGACCGAGCAGCACCTGCGTGCCTCCGGGATGGGGTTCACCTTCCTGCGCGACAACCTCTACCTCGACTTCCTGCCCGACCTGGTCGGCGAGGACGGCGTGATCCGCGGACCGGCCGGCGCGGGCCGGGTCGCGGCCGTGACCCGCGACGACGTGGCCGCGAGCGCGGTCGCGGTGCTGCTCGACATCGCGCCCCACGCCGGCGCGACCTACGACCTCACCGGTCCGACGGCGCCCACGTTGACCGAGGTCGCCGAGATCCTGAGCGCCCACCTCGGCCGGCCGGTGCGCTACCACGACGAGACCGTCGAGGAGGCCTACGCGTCGCGACGGCGGTGGGAGGCCCCGCAGTGGCAGTACGACGCCTGGGTGTCCACCTACACCGCGATCGCCCGCGGCGAGCTGGCCGGCGTGACCGACCACGTCGAGCGGCTCACCGGCCGCGCGGCGACGGGGCTGGCGGCGTACCTCTCCCGCACGCCACAATCGCCCGCATGA
- a CDS encoding DUF1304 domain-containing protein translates to MTAVALVFAGLAALLHGYIWVMESLTWTSPRTRATFGTSQAEAEATKELAFNQGFYNLFLALVTAGGIIAFAADDDRVGATLVFTGAGSMVAAGLVLLLSSPDKARAALTQLAFPAVAVVLLAIALA, encoded by the coding sequence ATGACCGCTGTCGCGCTGGTGTTCGCCGGCCTCGCCGCCCTGCTCCACGGCTACATCTGGGTGATGGAGTCGCTGACCTGGACCAGCCCCCGCACCCGCGCCACCTTCGGCACCAGCCAGGCCGAGGCGGAGGCCACCAAGGAGCTGGCCTTCAACCAGGGCTTCTACAACCTCTTCCTGGCCCTGGTCACCGCCGGCGGCATCATCGCGTTCGCGGCCGACGACGACCGGGTCGGCGCCACCCTTGTGTTCACCGGCGCCGGGTCGATGGTCGCGGCCGGCCTTGTGCTGCTGCTGTCCTCGCCCGACAAGGCGCGGGCGGCGCTCACCCAGCTCGCCTTCCCGGCCGTCGCCGTGGTGCTGCTGGCGATCGCGCTGGCCTGA